In one Vicugna pacos chromosome 22, VicPac4, whole genome shotgun sequence genomic region, the following are encoded:
- the UHRF1 gene encoding E3 ubiquitin-protein ligase UHRF1 isoform X2, giving the protein MWLKVRTMDGKEAHIVSSLSRLTKVEELRKKIEELFNVEPGLQRLFYRGKQMEDGHTLFDYDVRINDTIQLLVRQSLVLPPGSCSSSSSSSKERDSELSDTDSGCCLGQGESDKSSNSGEAANEAEGKADEDVWDETELGLYKVGEYVDARDTNSGAWFEAQVVRVTRKVPSEDEPCSSTSSLLPKDDVVYHVKYDDYPEDGVVQMSSRDVRARARHILKWQELEVGQVVMLNYNPDNPKDRGFWYDAEILRKRETRTVRELHANVRMGDHSIDDCRIAFVDEIFKIERPGEGSPVVENPMRRKSGPSCKHCKDDEKKPCRMCACHLCGGKQDPDKQLLCDECDMAFHTYCLCPPLSSVPSEEEWYCPECRIDSSEVVQAGEKLKESKKKAKMASATSSSQRDWGKGMACVGRTKECTIVPSNHYGPIPGIPVGTMWRFRVQVSESGVHRPHVAGIHGRSNDGAYSLVLAGGYEDDVDHGNSFTYTGSGGRDLSGNKRTAEQSCDQKLTNTNRALALNCSAPINDRKGAEAKDWRAGKPVRVVRNVKGRKHSKYAPAEGNRYDGIYKVVRYWPEKGKSGFLVWRFLLRRDDVEPGPWTKEGKDRIKKLGLTMQYPEGYLEALARRQKEKENNKKAAPEEEEEEAEEEEEGFTSPRKGKRKSKSAGGSRASSGSLRETPKKTRVEPYSLTSQQSSLIKEDKSNTKLWTEILKSLKDGPKFLSKVEETFLCICCQELVFRPITTVCQHNVCKDCLDRSFKAQVFSCPACRYDLGRSYAMQVNQPLQAALNALFPGYGNGR; this is encoded by the exons ATGTGGCTCAAGGTTCGCACCATGGACGGGAAAGAGGCCCATATTGTGAGCTCCCTGTCCAGGCTGACCAAGGTGGAAGAGCTGAGGAAGAAGATTGAGGAGCTTTTCAACGTGGAGCCAGGCCTGCAGAGGCTTTTCTACAGGGGCAAGCAG ATGGAGGACGGCCACACTCTGTTTGACTATGACGTTCGCATCAATGACACCATCCAGCTCCTGGTCCGGCAGAGCCTGGTGCTGCCCCCCggcagctgcagcagcagcagcagcagcagcaaggagCGGGACTCGGAGCTCTCGGACACGGACTCCGGCTGCTGCCTGGGCCAGGGCGAGTCCGACAAGTCCTCCAACAGCGGCGAGGCCGCCAACGAGGCAGAAGGGAAGGCGGATGAAGACGTGTGGGACGAGACGGAGCTGGGCCTGTACAAG GTCGGCGAGTATGTGGATGCGCGGGACACAAACTCAGGCGCGTGGTTCGAGGCCCAGGTGGTCAGGGTGACGAGGAAGGTGCCGTCCGAGGACGAACCCTGCAGCTCCACCTCCAGCTTGCTGCCCAAGGACGACGTTGTCTATCACGTGAAATATGACGA CTACCCGGAGGACGGCGTGGTCCAGATGAGCTCGCGGGACGTCCGGGCTCGCGCCCGACACATCCTCAAGTGGCAGGAGCTGGAGGTGGGCCAGGTGGTGATGCTCAACTACAACCCCGACAACCCCAAGGACCGCGGCTTCTGGTACGACGCGGAGATCCTGCGCAAGCGCGAGACGCGGACGGTGCGGGAGCTGCACGCCAACGTCAGGATGGG GGATCACTCTATCGATGACTGTCGGATCGCCTTTGTGGACGAAATTTTCAAGATTGAGCGCCCAGGCGAGGGGAGCCCCGTGGTGGAAAACCCGATGAGAA GGAAGAGCGGGCCCTCCTGCAAGCATTGCAAGGACGACGAGAAGAAGCCGTGCCGCATGTGCGCCTGCCACCTGTGCGGGGGCAAGCAGGACCCTGACAAGCAGCTCCTGTGCGACGAGTGCGACATGGCCTTCCACACGTACTGCCTGTGCCCGCCCTTGTCCAGCGTCCCCAGCGAGGAGGAGTG GTACTGCCCCGAGTGCCGGATCGACTCCAGTGAGGTGGTGCAGGCAGGGGAGAAGCTGAAGGAGAGTAAGAAGAAGGCAAAGATGGCGTCGGCCACATCGTCCTCGCAGCGGGACTGGGGCAAG GGCATGGCGTGCGTGGGCCGCACTAAGGAGTGCACCATCGTGCCATCCAACCACTACGGACCCATCCCAGGCATCCCCGTGGGCACCATGTGGAGGTTCAGAGTCCAG GTCAGTGAGTCGGGGGTCCATCGACCTCACGTGGCAGGCATCCACGGCCGGAGCAACGACGGGGCATACTCTCTGGTCCTGGCTGGGGGCTATGAGGATGACgtg GACCACGGGAACTCGTTCACGTACACAGGCAGCGGTGGGCGAGATCTTTCCGGCAACAAGAGGACTGCAGAACAGTCTTGTGATCAAAAACTCACCAACACCAACAG GGCGCTGGCTCTGAACTGCAGTGCTCCCATCAACGACCGCAAAGGGGCCGAGGCCAAGGACTGGAGGGCGGGGAAGCCGGTCCGGGTGGTGCGCAACGTCAAGGGCCGCAAGCACAGCAAGTACGCCCCAGCTGAGGGCAACCGATACGACGGCATCTACAAG GTGGTGCGGTACTGGCCCGAGAAGGGGAAGTCCGGCTTCCTGGTGTGGCGCTTCCTCCTGCGCAGGGACGATGTCGAGCCTGGACCCTGGACCAAGGAGGGCAAGGACCGGATCAAGAAGCTGGGGCTGACCATGCAG TACCCAGAAGGCTACCTGGAGGCCCTTGCCCGGaggcagaaggaaaaggagaacaaCAAgaaggctgccccggaggaggaggaggaggaggcggaggaggaggaggaaggcttcACGTCCCCCAGGAAGGGCAAGCGGAAGAGCAAGTCGGCCG GAGGCAGCCGGGCCAGCAGCGGGTCCCTGCGAGAGACGCCCAAGAAGACCAGGGTGGAGCCCTacagcctcaccagccagcagagCAGCCTCATCAAGGAGGACAAGAGCAACACGAAGCTGTGGACCGAGATCCTGAAGTCGCTCAAGGACGGGCCG AAATTCCTGAGCAAAGTGGAAGAAACGTTCCTGTGTATTTGCTGCCAGGAGCTGGTGTTCCGCCCTATTACGACCGTATGTCAGCATAACGTGTGCAAG GATTGCCTGGACAGATCCTTCAAGGCCCAGGTGTTCAGCTGCCCGGCCTGCCGCTATGACCTTGGCCGGAGCTACGCCATGCAGGTGAACCAGCCGCTGCAGGCGGCCCTCAACGCGCTCTTCCCGGGCTACGGCAACGGACGGTGA
- the UHRF1 gene encoding E3 ubiquitin-protein ligase UHRF1 isoform X1, with product MNKLGPSSFGCVPLPPLDVAPADTMWLKVRTMDGKEAHIVSSLSRLTKVEELRKKIEELFNVEPGLQRLFYRGKQMEDGHTLFDYDVRINDTIQLLVRQSLVLPPGSCSSSSSSSKERDSELSDTDSGCCLGQGESDKSSNSGEAANEAEGKADEDVWDETELGLYKVGEYVDARDTNSGAWFEAQVVRVTRKVPSEDEPCSSTSSLLPKDDVVYHVKYDDYPEDGVVQMSSRDVRARARHILKWQELEVGQVVMLNYNPDNPKDRGFWYDAEILRKRETRTVRELHANVRMGDHSIDDCRIAFVDEIFKIERPGEGSPVVENPMRRKSGPSCKHCKDDEKKPCRMCACHLCGGKQDPDKQLLCDECDMAFHTYCLCPPLSSVPSEEEWYCPECRIDSSEVVQAGEKLKESKKKAKMASATSSSQRDWGKGMACVGRTKECTIVPSNHYGPIPGIPVGTMWRFRVQVSESGVHRPHVAGIHGRSNDGAYSLVLAGGYEDDVDHGNSFTYTGSGGRDLSGNKRTAEQSCDQKLTNTNRALALNCSAPINDRKGAEAKDWRAGKPVRVVRNVKGRKHSKYAPAEGNRYDGIYKVVRYWPEKGKSGFLVWRFLLRRDDVEPGPWTKEGKDRIKKLGLTMQYPEGYLEALARRQKEKENNKKAAPEEEEEEAEEEEEGFTSPRKGKRKSKSAGGSRASSGSLRETPKKTRVEPYSLTSQQSSLIKEDKSNTKLWTEILKSLKDGPKFLSKVEETFLCICCQELVFRPITTVCQHNVCKDCLDRSFKAQVFSCPACRYDLGRSYAMQVNQPLQAALNALFPGYGNGR from the exons atgaacaaactcgGCCCCTCATCGTTTGGCTGTgtcccccttcctcctctggacgttg CACCAGCAGACACCATGTGGCTCAAGGTTCGCACCATGGACGGGAAAGAGGCCCATATTGTGAGCTCCCTGTCCAGGCTGACCAAGGTGGAAGAGCTGAGGAAGAAGATTGAGGAGCTTTTCAACGTGGAGCCAGGCCTGCAGAGGCTTTTCTACAGGGGCAAGCAG ATGGAGGACGGCCACACTCTGTTTGACTATGACGTTCGCATCAATGACACCATCCAGCTCCTGGTCCGGCAGAGCCTGGTGCTGCCCCCCggcagctgcagcagcagcagcagcagcagcaaggagCGGGACTCGGAGCTCTCGGACACGGACTCCGGCTGCTGCCTGGGCCAGGGCGAGTCCGACAAGTCCTCCAACAGCGGCGAGGCCGCCAACGAGGCAGAAGGGAAGGCGGATGAAGACGTGTGGGACGAGACGGAGCTGGGCCTGTACAAG GTCGGCGAGTATGTGGATGCGCGGGACACAAACTCAGGCGCGTGGTTCGAGGCCCAGGTGGTCAGGGTGACGAGGAAGGTGCCGTCCGAGGACGAACCCTGCAGCTCCACCTCCAGCTTGCTGCCCAAGGACGACGTTGTCTATCACGTGAAATATGACGA CTACCCGGAGGACGGCGTGGTCCAGATGAGCTCGCGGGACGTCCGGGCTCGCGCCCGACACATCCTCAAGTGGCAGGAGCTGGAGGTGGGCCAGGTGGTGATGCTCAACTACAACCCCGACAACCCCAAGGACCGCGGCTTCTGGTACGACGCGGAGATCCTGCGCAAGCGCGAGACGCGGACGGTGCGGGAGCTGCACGCCAACGTCAGGATGGG GGATCACTCTATCGATGACTGTCGGATCGCCTTTGTGGACGAAATTTTCAAGATTGAGCGCCCAGGCGAGGGGAGCCCCGTGGTGGAAAACCCGATGAGAA GGAAGAGCGGGCCCTCCTGCAAGCATTGCAAGGACGACGAGAAGAAGCCGTGCCGCATGTGCGCCTGCCACCTGTGCGGGGGCAAGCAGGACCCTGACAAGCAGCTCCTGTGCGACGAGTGCGACATGGCCTTCCACACGTACTGCCTGTGCCCGCCCTTGTCCAGCGTCCCCAGCGAGGAGGAGTG GTACTGCCCCGAGTGCCGGATCGACTCCAGTGAGGTGGTGCAGGCAGGGGAGAAGCTGAAGGAGAGTAAGAAGAAGGCAAAGATGGCGTCGGCCACATCGTCCTCGCAGCGGGACTGGGGCAAG GGCATGGCGTGCGTGGGCCGCACTAAGGAGTGCACCATCGTGCCATCCAACCACTACGGACCCATCCCAGGCATCCCCGTGGGCACCATGTGGAGGTTCAGAGTCCAG GTCAGTGAGTCGGGGGTCCATCGACCTCACGTGGCAGGCATCCACGGCCGGAGCAACGACGGGGCATACTCTCTGGTCCTGGCTGGGGGCTATGAGGATGACgtg GACCACGGGAACTCGTTCACGTACACAGGCAGCGGTGGGCGAGATCTTTCCGGCAACAAGAGGACTGCAGAACAGTCTTGTGATCAAAAACTCACCAACACCAACAG GGCGCTGGCTCTGAACTGCAGTGCTCCCATCAACGACCGCAAAGGGGCCGAGGCCAAGGACTGGAGGGCGGGGAAGCCGGTCCGGGTGGTGCGCAACGTCAAGGGCCGCAAGCACAGCAAGTACGCCCCAGCTGAGGGCAACCGATACGACGGCATCTACAAG GTGGTGCGGTACTGGCCCGAGAAGGGGAAGTCCGGCTTCCTGGTGTGGCGCTTCCTCCTGCGCAGGGACGATGTCGAGCCTGGACCCTGGACCAAGGAGGGCAAGGACCGGATCAAGAAGCTGGGGCTGACCATGCAG TACCCAGAAGGCTACCTGGAGGCCCTTGCCCGGaggcagaaggaaaaggagaacaaCAAgaaggctgccccggaggaggaggaggaggaggcggaggaggaggaggaaggcttcACGTCCCCCAGGAAGGGCAAGCGGAAGAGCAAGTCGGCCG GAGGCAGCCGGGCCAGCAGCGGGTCCCTGCGAGAGACGCCCAAGAAGACCAGGGTGGAGCCCTacagcctcaccagccagcagagCAGCCTCATCAAGGAGGACAAGAGCAACACGAAGCTGTGGACCGAGATCCTGAAGTCGCTCAAGGACGGGCCG AAATTCCTGAGCAAAGTGGAAGAAACGTTCCTGTGTATTTGCTGCCAGGAGCTGGTGTTCCGCCCTATTACGACCGTATGTCAGCATAACGTGTGCAAG GATTGCCTGGACAGATCCTTCAAGGCCCAGGTGTTCAGCTGCCCGGCCTGCCGCTATGACCTTGGCCGGAGCTACGCCATGCAGGTGAACCAGCCGCTGCAGGCGGCCCTCAACGCGCTCTTCCCGGGCTACGGCAACGGACGGTGA